One window of the Chelonoidis abingdonii isolate Lonesome George chromosome 3, CheloAbing_2.0, whole genome shotgun sequence genome contains the following:
- the SAYSD1 gene encoding SAYSvFN domain-containing protein 1, translating to MEQRLAQFRAARRAPQPTAAPASEQRAGPETGLGPRDRPAQEETRRPGPPQDVAAGAPAPWGARALLTHVALLKFLLWLVLLGLAAELQFGLPCFVLSLFYWLHAGMRGPGERRPGERSAYSVFNPGCQAIQGTLTAEQLERELHYGPAAGR from the exons ATGGAGCAGAGGCTGGCGCAGTTCCGAGCCGCGCGCCGCGCCCCCCAGCCCACGGCGGCCCCGGCGAGCGAGCAGCGCGCGGGGCCGGAAACAGGCCTCGGCCCGCGGGACCGCCCCGCCCag GAGGAGACGCGCAGGCCGGGACCCCCGCAGGATGTGGCCGCCGGTGCCCCCGCCCCGTGGGGCGCCCGGGCTCTCCTGACCCACGTGGCCTTGCTGAAGttcctgctctggctggtgctgcTGGGGCTCGCCGCGGAGCTGCAGTTCGGGCTGCCCTGCTTCGTCCTGTCGCTGTTCTACTGGCTCCACGCCGGCATGCGCGGCCCCGGCGAGAGGCGGCCGGGGGAGCGAAGCGCCTACTCCGTCTTCAACCCGGGCTGCCAGGCCATCCAGGGCACGCTCACCGCGGAGCAGCTGGAGCGCGAGTTACACTACGGCCCCGCCGCCGGGCGGTAG